The region GCCCATGATGCTGGGGTCGACCCCCACGTAGGACCAGCCCACGAGCCTCGCGAGGGGTTTCAACCCCTTGGCCGCTGATTCGCTCGCTAGTATGATGGCCCCGGCCCCGTCGCTGATGCCctgcatttttaattaattttagataCTGTTGAAGATTGATTGTTCATGGTTGAATTGAATCAATGTTTGCagtaaaaaaagacgtgtttcgatttattttaaaactacatcttgaaagtaataaattgtgtGAACCAAAATGCTTTTTTATTCAGATTTAATCGATAATGATATCCGTAGTTAGAGATGTATTTCTTaagcaaattttatcaataactTTACGCTAGTACTAGCACACGAATAACATTACCCTCTTCCCaacaaaatcattaaaacaatttaagaagaacacaaaaatgtttttctttcaaaaactttttgtctataaaattttcaatgcaCATACTATACGCAAAACAAAACACAACCACCCTTCGTGTTAACAGTAAATAACTACCAAAAACACTATTCTGcttcttaaaaaattattaacagaAAAACTAACCGAAGCAGACCCAGCAGTGACCAGCCCCTCCTTCTTGAACACGGGGGGTAATTTCTTCAAGCTCTCGATGGTGGTCTGCGGCCGAGGGTGCTCATCTACCTCCACCTTTACTTCCTTCTTCTTGATGGTCAGGGTCACGGGTTCGATTTCCGACTTGAATATTCCGGCGTCGTTCGCTGgtagtaataaattgtttttataggCCTAGTTTTCATTaaacgttatttttaatatacctatttttagGTTCTTATCATGTTGATTTAGTGAAAATggtggatttttttaaaactaaattcaaAATTGTTCATTTATCTTAAATATTAGTTGGAGATATAGTTTCTTGTGATGAtcttataaacttttatttaattgtaccattatacatttttaaattgctAACTAACACTAAAAggcataattatttttgtttattattaatgtttttgtttcatttcattattataaaataaatcaaacatacatctacactaatattaaaaagagaaaaactttgtttgtttgtttgattgtaatgaataggctcataaactactggaccgattttaaaaattctttcaccattcaaaagctacattatccacgagtaacatagactaggttttatccaggaaatcccacgggaacgggaactatgcgggtttttctttgaaaacgcgggcaaagccgcaggtggaaagctagtttcatATACAAACGTCATTCTAAGCATCAAAACTAACCTGTCTTCCATCTTTGCTGCGACTTGAGGGCAAAAGCATCCACCTCATCCCTGGTAATTCCAAACTGGGCTCCCAACTTCTCCGCCGTCATTCCCATGGGGAGACCACAGAAGGAGTCTGTCAGACCAGACCACAGACTGTCTTCGAACACGTGGCTGGCACCCAGAACTGTTCCGAACCTGACCCCTCGGACTGTGAAAGGGGCTTGGGACATGTTCTCGACCCCTCCGGCTAGGGAAATGTTCGCAGCGCCGGTTAGAATGTCCTACGAGTTAaacaattcaataattattcaatttatgattaacgtaaaattttagtgactgtatagataatataatataataaggaacatttgtatatttcatgttttctgtacattcataataataaaattaattatcttacAGTAACAGAATTCACTACTGATATAATTGATTTTTACTACTAAAAAGACGATCAATTACTGTCCATATGTACAAGTAGGTAATTCTCACCCCTTATATATgctacagtcaaaaccctgaaccagtcaataaccttattggttatttaacatatacatttattggcaatattaatcataataactaaataataaaaatcttaccTGAGCGCTATTAACAACAGACTGAAAGCCGGACCCACAGAGCCTGTTAATGCCCAACGCTGGCCGATCCTGTGGGATGCCTGCTTTGAGCGCCGCATGACGTGGTGTGTAGATACCGTCTGTTTGTGTTGCCTGTGTggggtaataaataatattaaaattgttgtaatctatatacatataataaatctgtagaagggtcaattctgtacattgaaaatattgaaaaaataaatagcagggggtatTACTGGATTAATACCAAATccaaatatgtgataaaaaaaattttgtctgtctgtctgtatgtgaaggcatcacgtgaaaatgaaacttggtataattataccttattatcctgggcataaaataggatactttatACCCCAGAAAAATACGTAGgtagaaaagaaataaatcttaatttttcttaatttttccgcgcggacagAGTCGCGGGAGGAAACtagaatgtaataaatttcatatttgtttaaaGCTGTTGTATGTTTTTTACAGGAAAAAAATTGTGTTGTGATGATGAGAAtggttataaaatatgatatgtaTCTTTTCTATTAAGCCTGGTAAGCTAGGAACgacaaaataaattgatttttgtcAGAGATataatgcaaaatatttttcttttcgattgaaattaattttaagcagATTGTAGAttcatttaaatgtaaaaagaaattgtatatgcacaatttttaatacttacatttttataaggaTTTTAACtactaacaaaataaaataaatgatatattttttaatgtacatttACAAACTTTAAAAGAGATGACCTTTATCCCacagaaaaagttaaaataaatccatactaatattataaatgcgaaagtaactctgtctgtctgtctgttactcaatcacggcttaactactgaaccaatttgcatgaaatttggtatagggatattttaatacccgagaaaggacataggctactttttatcccgggaaaatgacgcaatcccggaaatcccacgggaacgggaactatgcgggtttttctttgactgcgcgggcgaagccgcgggcggaaacctagtgtacaatataatttaaaaaattgtcaaagGTTGCTGTGTTAGCCAGATGAATAAATcttttatatcattaattcattagtgattttgaattaataaaaattatttgtatatcaATAGTATGTGTTCGAGTAACAAATAAGTACTCACCGACATAACCTGCCCAACGACCACAGAGTCAACCTGTGTTGGAGCCACACCGGCCTCCTTCAGAGCAGCAGTAGCAGCAAGGGTCTGCAGCTCTGTTGCTGATGTGTTCCGGAACACTCCACCGAACGTGCCAAATGGGGTGCGCTTAGCACCGACAATGAAGATTcctttgaaatattaaaaataaaaaaataggatATGATTCTAAGAACTACTACAGagtttttttgaaaatatttgaagtggatggtgtaaattattttttaataaaattatttattaaagtgaaacttttattacattgtctcaaactttttggtctgtgtagcgcatgtcgcgtgacgcacgatacgtacgataattatcgtacaaacacgataatttttagttaaatgtctatagtgtgaaaaaaaattttaacttttaccgtggtttcataaagccacacaacattttttattatatttaccatAACATTCATAAAATGCAGATTCATTTGTTAGTagaataaaaacttaatactAATGTTAGTagtttaattacaattaatagtaATTATGTACATCTCAGTTAAGTCCATCATAAGACACTCTAAGCACAACATAATACTGTTCATTTGATAAAATGAATCCTAGAAACAATTATAATTCCTGGGATAATGTTTAAGTCCCTATTATAGTTgaaggtaattttttttttctactaaGGGAACACTCAATAAAAGTGAAaatcacaatattttattaaagtacctacatgaaaattatatcctatatgtataggtatttgagaaattttaaatttatgtagtttatttgcatgtaaataatgtacgaataattgataattggtaagtataaaataaactaagttttttttttatataaacaaggTAGTTGAACTTTGCATTGTAATATGTACTTTATCACGTCTTGATAGGATCAAAGGTTAACCTTTCAAATCTTTAATTAGattaatcaatataaaaaaacctatcctattttatgaagatttctttacaatttaaatataaaatagaagaGACCAAAGTTTTCCTACTTTTGGAATTTGACCCCATGATAAAATCGCGGTTATTATGGGAATGTTTGCAATAGTAACagttaaaaagtatattatattattaccttTTACAGATACAGACATCTTCTATTGTAATAtctaagtaaaataatattaaactgtaaaaaaagttttaaaaatatttctagcaCCGAGCGGCGAGTACACAGCAGGTAAATCTCAGGTACTGAACCACAGAGTACAGACGTCAGCTGTGGCCTGTGGACGTCAGACTACACAGGAAGTACGTATAACTGTCAGCCGTCAGGTAATGTGACAGATACAgagcaaataatttaattaggtaaatttattattataaaccaTAAAATATAGGTGCATCAAAGGTGCATAGaattatgaaattgaaatgccTCAGAGTTGGGGAAAATAGAAGAGAAAAGGGATTATATATATAGACAACGTTGCTTCCTCGTTTGTGATATATGTatggatatttatttatttatttttcatttaagtgTATCGAAAAGAGAGAATATAGCGCCTTATTCACGGTCCATCCCCGCTGTACGTCCCGCCAAAGTCATACACGATGCACAACAGCCAAATGGACCGTGAATAAGGCGCTTAATACAGTTTCTACTCTGTGGTCAATTGACAAATCATTTTCAAGCATTGTCTATAATTTTTGATGTCTTTAATAATTCCATTTTCAAAATCAtttgtcaaatgtcaattgtcattGAAAATCTGTCAAGTCGGGTCGTAATTCAAgcgtaggtatttttaattaggtttttttatgttattttaagcCATCCTAATCAAATTATGCTTATGCAATGAGCGATGGGCGCCCCGTTAGTGGTCAATTGAAGAAATTTGTGTTCCGTGGTAAATCTACTAGTAACGGAGATACCAGAGGTGACTATCTGGAAATTGTCATACCAGAACTTTTGTCCGCTGGCTATTCGTTCTACACGTGGCCCTCGGCTCCATTACTTGCGTGGTACTTGTGGAGTCAAAGAAAGCATTTGCGCGGATTAAGAGTTTTAGAACTAGGTTGTGGCACAGGTCTTCCTGGTATTCTCGCGGCCAAGTGCGGAGCTCACGTGACCCTCACGGATAGCGTAGCATTACCGCGTTCCCTACGACATTTATCAGGTTGTTGTGAAGCAAACGGGCTCGTTCCCGGTCGAGACGTACAAATACTCGGTCTCGCGTGGGGTCTGTTTTTAGCTGACGTTCATAATTTACGTCCCGTCGATCTATTGCTAGCTTCAGACTGTTTCTATGAACCGTCGCAGTTTGAAGAAGTATTATCTACCGTAGCTTATTTGATAGACGGAACTGACGCTCGATTTTTGTGTGCTTACCAGGAGCGGAGCACCGACTGGTCCATTGAGGCGCTATTGAAGAAGTGGAACTTGAAGGGCGCATTGATCGACTTGGACGCTCTGAGCGAGAGTTCTGGCATCGATTACAGAGCCTTAGTCGGCGATCGTTCATTGCACTTGTTGGAAATAGTTGCTTTGTAGGTGATGGCCAGCGCAGGTAGATCGGTACGCCTTTTCGTCGGCAACCTGCCGTGGACCGTGGGACATCGGCAACTAAGGGAATATTTTGCTCAATTTGGCCCAGTACAAAGTGCTAGAGTAGTTTTTGATCGCTCAACAGGTCTGAGCAAAGGTTATGGTTTTATTGAGTTTGTGAGCTCAGCTGACGCTGCTGATGCAACCAATAAGCAAATACACTCCTTAGAAGGTTTGAATTTGTCTGTACAAgctcaaaattaaatttatttaaaaatggctGAGGCACTGCCAGATTATCCTGATTCAGATTTTTCTGATGATGAACAGTCTCCTTTAGATATATCATTTAACAAAGCATCTGACCATGTCAGAAAAATAACCACTAAACTTGATAATAACCAACTTTTAGAATTATATGgattatataaacaaagtaCGGAGGGTAAATGCAATACAGCGAGACCTAGTTGGTTTGATGGGAAGGGCCGTAAAAAGTGGGATGCTTGGATGGCTCTAGGTGACCTATCTAGTACAGAagcaaaagaaaaatacattgAATTAGTGCAAAAGTATGATCCAGATTGTGAGCTACTAACAGAGGGTGGACCGAAGCAACAGTGGGCTGCGGTTTCATCATTACAACGCTCACCTGAACCAGAACTGGAGCATCATGAGTTGACACTGCTCGACGCCGCTAGGGAGGACCTCGGCGGCTTAGTA is a window of Colias croceus chromosome 17, ilColCroc2.1 DNA encoding:
- the LOC123699097 gene encoding SRA stem-loop-interacting RNA-binding protein, mitochondrial — translated: MASAGRSVRLFVGNLPWTVGHRQLREYFAQFGPVQSARVVFDRSTGLSKGYGFIEFVSSADAADATNKQIHSLEGLNLSVQAQN
- the LOC123699095 gene encoding 3-ketoacyl-CoA thiolase, mitochondrial-like; the protein is MSVSVKGIFIVGAKRTPFGTFGGVFRNTSATELQTLAATAALKEAGVAPTQVDSVVVGQVMSATQTDGIYTPRHAALKAGIPQDRPALGINRLCGSGFQSVVNSAQDILTGAANISLAGGVENMSQAPFTVRGVRFGTVLGASHVFEDSLWSGLTDSFCGLPMGMTAEKLGAQFGITRDEVDAFALKSQQRWKTANDAGIFKSEIEPVTLTIKKKEVKVEVDEHPRPQTTIESLKKLPPVFKKEGLVTAGSASGISDGAGAIILASESAAKGLKPLARLVGWSYVGVDPSIMGIGPVPAIENLLKATKMTLNDIDLIEINEAFVAQTLSCAKALKLDMEKLNVNGGATALGHPLGASGSRITAHLVHELRRRGLKRGIGSACIGGGQGIALMIETV